The DNA segment CAGCGGAAGCGTGATCTGGCTTCCCGGCTCGATCATCAGCTCCGAGGCTTTAAAGGAGCCGCCTGGAAGCTCAAGGGTCTCATCTCCTGTCACGTACCGCTCTTCCGTCTCGGATATGTCCACGTTCTGAAAACTCCGGAAGCCGAAGGAGAGAAGCTCTGTGCTGTCTAAGAAATACTGACGCGGCGAGCCTTTCAGGATCACGGAGACGAGACGCCGCCCGTCCTGCTCGGCGTATGTCACAAGCGTATTCCCTGCGGCGATGAGATAGCCGGTCTTTCCGGCTTTTGCCGGCGCATAGTAATAGTCGTCGTCAGGCTTTAAAAGCCGGTGTTCCTGGGTGACGGTCAGGCCGCCCGGATAGTTGGTGGTTCCGGCAAGCTTATGGCTTAAGGTGGAGCTGATGGAAAGCAGATCCGGGTTATTGAAAGCCGCCTGGGAAATCAGGGCCATGTCGTAGGCGGACACATACTGGGTGTCGCCGTTTAAGCCGGAGGGGTTGTCAAAATGGCTTTCTTCACAGCCCAGCTCCGTAAGCTTTTCATTCATAAGATCCACAAAGGCAGAAATAGAGCCGGCCGTGTGCTCCGCCAGGGCGTTGGCCGCCTGGTTGGAGGAGACTAAAAGCATCCCGTAAAGGCAGTTCTCCACGGTGAGCTGGTCGCCGGCCACGCTTCCCAGTTTATTGCCGCTGTCGGGTTCCACGCTGTTTACGGCCGTCTCCGAAAAGGTGACGGTCTCGTCAAGCGCACAGTGTTCCAGCACGACAAGGGCCGTCAAAAGCTTGGTGATGCTTGCGGGGGGATAGGCGACGTGGATGTTCTGGCCGAAAAGGACGGCGCCGGAATCCATGTCCATGACAATGCCGGCCTCTGCCTGGATGCCGGTGTCGGACGGCCAGGCGGGCCTGGCGTATGCGGTAATGACGAAAAGCTGGCAGGCCAGCAAAACACAGATCAGTTTCTTTATCTTCTGCTTCAATGCGAAATCCTCCTGATTCATTCCATAAAAGTCCTGAAGTTTATCGTACCGTATTTGTTTTCATTATTCAAGTGAATTTTCTGGTCAGGAAAGAAAAACGGAAGAAGGACTGGAAATTGTGCCCTGGTTTGTAGTACAATAATAGATACGCCAAAAAGAAATGCCGCCGGCAGGCCAGAAGCCTTTTCGGCCGCCATTTCCACGAAAAAACGAGAACGAAGCGAGGCTTCAGAAAGAGAGGAAAACATGGAAGATCAACAGAAACTCGTGCTGTTTGAACAGACGCCGATTCCGCGCGCCGTCATGCAGCTTGCAGTCCCGACAATTTTAAGCTCCCTGGTCATGGTGCTTTACAACCTGGCCGACACCTATTTCGTAGGCATGCTTAACGACCCCATCGAAAACGCAGCCGTGACGTTAGCGGCGCCGGTGCTTTTGGCCTTCAATGCGGTCAACAACCTGTTCGGCGTGGGCAGCTCCAGCATGATGAGCCGGGCCCTCGGCCGGAGAGACTACGATACGGTGTACCGCAGCTCTGCCTTCGGTTTTTACTGCGCCGTCTTCTTTGGAATCCTGTTTTCCGTCGGCTTTACCGTATTTAAGGAACAGTTCCTTGTGATTCTTGGGGCCAGCGCCGAGACGTCTGTCCAGACAGCCGGATATCTGAAATGGACAGTGACCTTCGGTGCGACGCCTGCAATCTTAAACGTCGTCATGGCATACCTGGTTCGTTCCGAGGGCTCCGCTCTCCATGCCAGTATCGGAACCATGAGCGGCTGCCTTTTAAACATCGTCCTTGACCCGTTTTTCATCCTCCCGTGGGGGCTCAACATGGGCGCAGAGGGTGCCGGTCTCGCCACCTTCCTCTCCAACTGCGTGGCCTGCCTGTACTTCTTCGTGCTGCTGTTTGTAAAGCGCGGGAAAACCTATGTCTGCATCAACCCGAAAATGTTCCGGCTGGACAAGGCTATCGTCATCGGCGTCTGCGGCGTCGGGATTCCGGCCTCGATCCAGAACCTGCTTAACGTAACCGGCATGACGGTTTTAAACAACTTTACGTCGGCCTTCGGCTCCGATGCCGTTGCGGCCATGGGCATCACCCAGAAAATCAACCAGGTGCCCCTTTACATATCCCTGGGCCTTTCCCAGGGCATCATGCCGCTCATCAGCTATAACTACGCCAGCGGAAACATTAAGCGCATGAAAGGGACGCTGACCTTCTCCATCAAGGTTGCCCTTACGTTCATCACGACCGTTTCCGTCTGCTATTTCCTGGGCGCAGACGTGATGGTGCGGCTGTTCATGAAGAACGAGAGCATCATCGCATACGGGAGCCGGTTCCTCAGAGGCTTCTGCCTGGGCCTTCCGTTCCTGTGCATGGACTTTATCGCGGTGGCCGTGTTCCAGGCGACGGGCCTTGGAAAATATGCGTTCCTGTTTGCCGTGCTCCGGAAAATTGTGCTGGAAATTCCGGCCCTGTATATCTTAAATCAGTTGTTCCCGCTTTACGGCCTGGCCTACGCACAGCTTACGGCAGAGTTAATCCTGTCTGCGGCGGCAGTGATCGTCCTTGTGCGGCTGTTTAAGAAATTAGAAAAAACCATGGCAAAGAGGGAGTAGCCAATGACAGAAGTCACCCTGAACCAGGTACGCAGTTTCAGGCTGCGCGCCCACCATCTTGACCGGGAATACGGGAAAACAGAAGTTTACCGGGCGGCGGGCGCCTGCGGTCTCCAGAATTCGCCGCCGGGGGCCTGGGAGACGGCGCTTTATAACCGGATCCCGGAGTGCGGCAGAGAAGAGATGGAGCGGCTTTTGTACCGGGAGAAAACGCTTCTTCAGGCATGGAGCTTCCGCGGCCTGCCCGTCATTTTCCCTGCCGGTGAGAGCAGCGTCTTTCTCGGCGCCCTTGCGGCGCAGGGAGAAGAACCGTGGATTTATACGGATGGGATCGGCCTGGCGCTGGATTTTCTGGGGCTTTCATTTGAAGAGGTGTTTGAAATCTTAAAAGAGGTGATTACCGGGTTGGACGGAAAGACGGTTGTCAGCAAGGCAGCGTTGGATCAGATGCTGGCCGGCTGGATGCGGCCGTATATCCCGGAGGGAAAAAGAGCCCTCTGGGACAGCCCGTCCATGTACGGGAGCCCGGATAAGCAGACGGTTGGCGGCGCGGCCGTCTCGTTTCTGCTGCGACCCTGTTCGTTTCTGGGACTTGCGGTGTTCGGGGAGCGGGAAAAGACGAGCCCCTCGTTTACGTCGTATAAAGGCTGGCTCGGCCATGAAATGAGGACGGACGAAGACGCCGTCCGAAATCTTGTGACGAAATTTCTGCACTGCTACGGCCCGGCATCGCCGGACATGCTTGCGGCGTTCCTGGGCTGTTCCAGAAAGCAGGCAAGACGCATGTGGGGCACTGTTTCGGACGGGCTTTGCAGCGTCACCTTCCTTGGGAAAAAGAAATATGTCCTGGAAGAAGACATGGACGCGCTGGTTTCTGCGCCGTCTCCGGAGCGGGAGCTTGTCCTTCTTGGCGGCCATGACCCGTTTCTCGATCAGAGGGACCGGCTCGTTCTCCAGCCGGATCAGTCGCTCCATAAAAAAATCTGGAAATTCGTCTTCAATCCCGGCGTCATTTTGCTTCGCGGAGAGGCTGCCGGCGTCTGGACAGGGAAAAAGACGGCGAAAGGCCTGGAAGTAAAAGGCGAGCTCTGGAACGAAGAGGTGGAGAAAAAAGAGGTTCTGCGGCTGGCCGAAGAATACGCGGCCTTCCGGGGAGAACCTCTGGCGTCGTTTGAACTTTGATTGCACCGCCCTAAATCCAGCCGCCGTCAAGACCGATGACTTGTCCCGTCAGGTACTCCGGGGCCTCTGCCAGCTTAAGAAGGAGAGCGGCGGCCTCTTCTGGCGTCCCCATGCGGCCTGCCGGGATCTCCTCCAATAACATTTCTTTTTCTTCAGCATCTAAAAATCCGTTCATTTCCGTGTCAATGGCGCCGCAGGCTACGGCATTTACCTGGATATGGGACGGCGCCAGCTCCTTTGCGAGGGCACGGGTCATGGCGTTGACGCCGCCCTTGGAAGCCGAGTAGGCCGCCTCACAGGAAGCACCGCAGACGCCCCAGACCGAGGAGATGTTTAAAATCTTTCCGGCCTGTTTTTTTACCATGCCGGGGATGGCGCGGCGGCAGCAGAGAAAGACTGCCGTGAGGTTGGTCTTTAAAAGCCTGTCCCACTGCTCGATGGACATGTCCTGGAGAAGCCCGATGTGGGCGATGCCGGCGTTGTTGATCAGGACGTCGACGAAGCCGAAGCGGGCCTCTGCCTCAGAAAAAATCAGTTCGCATCCGTCCGGATCGCCTGCATCGGCCTGTACAGCCAGGCAGGCGGCACCTGTCTTTTCTATTTCTCTTTTCAGCTCCAGCATTTTTTCCGTCTGCGACATACAATTTATTACGACGTTGTAACCGGCTCCCCCGAAAGCAAGGGCCGCCGCACGGCCGATTCCGCGGGAAGAGCCGGTGATGAGCACTGTTTTATTCATGGGAATTTCTCCTTTCCCGCCAAGTATATCATCAAACGCCCGATTTTAAAAGCAGGAACCTGGATTCCTTAAGACTTTCTTACGCCGGGAATTTATCCCGAAAAACGTCTGTATTATTTCGGGCGGTTATGGTATAATGTTAACAGCGTGAGCCCGATGGAGCGAAGCGGAATCGGGCCACACTGCGGGGCCACACTACGCCCGCGCCGCCGCCCAAACCCCGCGGCAGAGGCTGTCTTTCACCTGATTCAGGAGGTAATTATGGAAACGATATATGATCTTGTAATTATCGGCTCCGGCCCGGCCGGGCTTGGGGCCGCCATATACGCGCAGAGGGCTGATTTAAAGACGCTTGTCATCGAAAAGGAGATGATGAGCGGCGGCCAGGTGCTTACGACCTACGAGGTCGACAATTATGCCGGGCTTCCCGGCATCGGGGGCTTTGACCTGGGCATGAAATTCCGGGAGCATGCCGACAAGCTCGGCGCCCAGTTCGCAGAAGATACGGTCGTCCGCATCGAAGAGGCAGAAGGAAAGGAAGGGCTTTTAGAGGCCGCCGAACTCTCCGGGAAGCTTAAAAACGTAGTGGGAGAGAACGGCTCCTATCTCACAAAGGCCGTCATCATCGCCACAGGCGCCCATCACAGGAAGTTAGGGGCGCCTGGAGAAGAGGAATTTTCCGGCATGGGCGTTTCCTACTGCGCCACCTGCGACGGCGCATTTTTCCGGAACAAGACGACGGCAGTCGTAGGCGGCGGCGATGTTGCCATCGAGGACGCCATTTTCTTAGCAAGGCTCTGTGAAAAGGTGTACCTGATCCACAGGCGTGACGAGCTGCGCGGGGCGAAGAGCCTCCAGAAGCGGCTCATGGCCATGGAAAATGTGGAAATCCTCTGGGATACGGTGGTGGAGTCCATCGACGGAAAAGAAAAGGTGGAGTCCCTGAAACTTCAGAATAAAAAGAGCGGAGAGAAAAAAGAACTCTCCGTGGACGGCGTGTTTATCGCCGTGGGAATTTCGCCCAACAGCGAGGCATACAAAGGAACGGTTTCCATGGATGAGGGCGGCTATATCGAGGCCGGGGAAGACGGAAAAACCTCGGTTCCCGGAATTTTTGCGGCAGGCGACGTGCGTACCAAGGCGCTCCGCCAGATCGTGACGGCTGTGGCCGACGGCGCCAACTGTGTGACAGGCGTGGAACGGTATTTGAACGGACAGTGACAAAAAAGAGAGGGACCCAAATGAAGAAGACCATAAAAATACTGGCTGCCGGCTGCCTGCTCGCGCTGGCAGCCCTGCCGTCCACGGCATACGCCTCTGTCTCATGGGAAACCGATTCATCGGTGGCAGGCGCAGCCGTTGCCCTGAACAACTACTATGCGGCAAGCTTAAAGCCGGAGGAGGACTTTGCGTCGGCCATCGAGGAGAGCGGCGTCTTTAAAGCCGAGGTTTTCACAAGCCCGAAGGAAGACGCACCCCTTGTGATGTCGACGGCTTCGGCCTACTCCAATGTGGCGATTTCCCATGTGAGCAATTACGTCAACGTGCGGACAGAGCCCAATACATCAAGCGAAATCGTCGGAAAAATCTATAATAACTGTGCGGCGACGATCCTGGCGACGGTTGACGGTGAAGACGGCCAGTGGTACCAGATCCAGTCCGGTACCGTAAACGGCTACATCAAGGCAGAGTATTTCATCACCGGCACCGACGCGGAGAAGATTGCAAAGCAGGTGGGCACCATGTACGCGAAAATCGCCAACGCCGACACGCTGCGGCTCAGGGAGGAGCCAAATCTCACAAGCCGGACGCTGACGCTTTTAAGCGAGGACGCCGAGTATGTGGCATTGGAAGAAACCGGGGATTTCGTAAAAATCCAGGTGGACGCAGACCTGACCGGCTATGTACATAAAGACTATGTGAATCTTCGCGTGGAATTCAAGCAGGCGGTGAGCCTGGCGGAAGAGCAGGCGCAGAAGGAAGAAGAGGAGCGGCTTAAAAAGGAAGCGGCCGACGCTATCGCAAACCTGGAACAGGTGAAAAAAGAGGCTGAGGCCCAGGCAAGCCAGAGCCAGACGTCGGAAGCCGTGACCGAAGGAAGCCAGAGCACCGAAAGCCAGACGGAGACGCCGGAAACCACCAAAGCGCCGGAAACAGAAACCCAGACGGCAGAGATCGGCACCATCGCAAGAAATCCGTTGGAGGAAACCACCACGGCGGCCCCAACGACGACGGCAGCGCCTGAGACAACCACAGCCGCGCCTGAGACAACGACGGCGGCGGAGGGCACCTTAAGCGCGTACCAGGAGATCGGCCCCGGCGGCAGCATGGGCCCGGGCGGCTCCAATACCGGCACCAGCTCCGGAAACACCGTGGAGACGGCAACCAGGACGGCGATTGTTGCATATGCAAAGCAGTTCCTTGGAAATCCCTATGTATATGGAGGGACAAGCCTGACAAACGGCGCAGACTGCTCCGGCTTTACGATGCGGATTTATGAACATTTCGGCATCGACACCGGGCGGACCTCCAGGGATCAGGCTGCCAACGGAAAAGAAATTCCCATTGATTCCGTGCAGCCGGGCGACCTTTTGTTCTATGGAAGCGACGACTATATCAACCATGTGGCCATGTACATCGGAGGCGGTCAGGTTATCCACTCCAGCACGCCGGCCACAGGAATTACCATTACTTCGTCCAATTACAGGACACCTTGCAAGGCGGTAACATTTTTAAATTAAAATAGCAGGAGAAAATCGGAATGAATGAGATCGGAACATTTGACATCCTGGGGCCAAATATGATCGGTCCCTCCAGCTCCCACACGGCCGGGGCGCTGAAAATTGCGTTTATCGCAGGAAAAATGGTGAAGGCAAAGCCGGTGAAGGTGAAATTTGTCCTCTACGGCTCCTTCGCAAGAACGTACCACGGCCACGGTACGGACAGGGCCCTGGTGGGCGGAATTTTAGGGTACCATCCCGACGATGAGAGGATCCGCGATTCCTTCGACCATGCAAAAGAGGCCGGGCTGTCCTTTGAATTTGTCGAGGATTTCGAGGACAAGGAAATCTACCCGAACACCGTGGACATCTATGTGACCGACGAGGAAGGCGCAACCATGTCGCTCCAGGGAAAATCCATCGGCGGCGGCAACGCGGTGATTACGAAGCTCAACGGCGTGGATGTGGAGCTGTCCGGCAACTACACGACGATGATCGTGGAGCACATCGACAAGAAGGGAACGCTGGCCTTCGTGACGACGGTCTTAAGCGCCTACGACTTGAACATCGGCTCCCTGCGTCTTTACAGGGAGAGCAAGGGAAAGATCGCCTATGCGATTATCGAGGTGGACACAAACGTAAAGGAATCCGTGGTGAGCGCGCTGAGCGGGTTTGAAGCTGTTCGGAACGTGGTTCTGGTTCCGGCCATAAAACTGGAGTAATGAGGGGAACGGTATGAATTTTGTAAACGGTGCACAGTTATTGGAATACTGCGAAAAAGAAAATAAAAGGATTTCCGACGCCATGTTCGAGCGGGAAACGACCCACTTGGAGCAGGATCCGGCCAGGACACGGGCCAGGATGGAAAAGGCATACTCCATCATGAAGGCGGCGGCAAGAAAGCCCATGAACGAAGACATCGTCAGCATGGGCGGCATGATCGGCGGGGAGAGCAAAAAGCTCCATACCCTGCGGGAAGACGGGAAAAACATCTGCGGAGACGTGATTTCAAAGGCCATCGCCTACGCGGTCGGCGTTCTGGAGGTCAACGCGTCCATGGGCCTTATTGTGGCGGCCCCGACGGCCGGCTCCTCCGGCGTCCTGCCGGGCGTCCTCTGTTCCCTTCAGGAGCAGTACGGATTTTCCGATGAGGAGATCTGCCAGGTACTTTTCAATGCGGCGGCCATCGGCTACCTGATTACGAGAAATGCCACGACGGCCGGAGCAGAGGGCGGCTGTCAGGCCGAGGTGGGCTCTGCCAGCGCCATGGCGGCGTCTGCGGCCGTAGAGCTCATGGGCGGAAGTCCGAGGCAGTGCCTGGATGCGGCGTCCTTTGCAATCGTCAACATCCTGGGCCTCGTCTGCGACCCCATCGGCGGCCTTGTGGAGAATCCCTGCCAGAACCGGAATGCCATGGGCGCCTCCAACGCGTTAATCAGCGCCGAGCTGGCCCTTGCCGGAATTAAGAGCATTACGCCCATCGACGAGACCGTCGGCGTCATGTATGCAGTCGGAAAATCCCTGCCGTCGGAGCTTCGTGAGACGTCCCTCGGCGGCATGGCCGTGGCAAAGAGCGCCTGCGAGGCGTGCATGGCATGCGCGGCGAAACGGCACGGGAAGAGTTAAAACGATGCCGCGGCATAAAATATGCGCGGCGGAAGGCAAAGTATGAAGCAGGAATTATATGAAATCGCCGAGGGCTGTCCGGTCATCGCTGCCGTAAAGGATGACCGGGGCCTTAGGCGGTGCCTGGAATCGGAGAGCTCCGTCGTATTTATCCTGTACGGCGATATCTGTACGATCCGGCAGATCGTGGATACAGTGAAGGCGGCCGGAAAGCTGGCCATCGTCCATGCGGATCTGATCGGCGGGCTGGCTCCGAAAGAGGTGGCCGTGGACTTTTTAAAGACAGAAGCCGGGGCGAACGGGATTATTTCCACGAAGCTTCCGTTAATCCACCGGGCGAAGGAGCTGGGGATTTACGCGGTATTCCGGTTTTTCGTCATTGATTCCATGGCCCTTTTGAATATCAGAAAACAGTGCGGCATCTGCCGTCCCGATATGGTGGAAATCCTGCCGGGGCTGATGCCGAAGATCATTGCGCGGCTTTCCTCGGAGCTTTCGGTGCCGGTCATTGCAGGCGGCCTGATTTCGGAGAAAAGCGACGTGACGGCGGCGCTGGAGGCGGGGGCTGTCTCCATCTCCACCACAGACGAGGAAGTCTGGTTTATGTAAGGGGTGCGGAACATGGGAAAGTATATTATGGCTCTGGATGCCGGTACCACCAGCAGCCGGTGCATTTTGTTTGACAGGACGGGGGCCATGAAAAGCGTGGCCCAGAAGGAGTTCACCCAGTATTTCCCAAAGCCGGGGTGGGTGGAGCACGACGCCGATGAAATCTGGTCGACAGAGCTTGGCGTCGCAGTGGAAGCCATGACGAAGGCCGGGGCGTCTGCCGCCGATATTGCGGCCATTGGGATCACAAACCAGCGGGAGACGACGGTTGTCTGGGATAAAAAGACAGGCGAGCCCATCTGCCATGCCATCGTCTGGCAGTGCCGCCGGACGTCGGCTTACTGTGATGAACTGAAGGCCAGGGGATTTACGGATATGATCCGGAAGAAGACAGGGCTCGTGATCGACGCATACTTTTCGGGGACAAAGTTAAAATGGATCTTAGACAATGTGCCGGGAGCCAGGGAGCGGGCCGAACACGGCGAGCTTTTGTTCGGTACTGTGGAGACCTGGCTCATCTGGAAGCTCACAAAAGGAAAGGTTCATGTGACCGACTATTCCAACGCCTCCCGGACGATGTTATTCAACATCAGGACGCTTTCCTGGGATCCGGAAATCCTTGCCCTCCTTGACATTCCGGCTTCCATGCTTCCGGAGGTGAAGCCCTCCAGCATGGTTTACGGGGAGACGGATCCGTCTTATTTCGGCGGCCCCATTCCCATCGGCGGCGCGGCCGGAGATCAGCAGGCGGCGCTGTTTGGCCAGACCTGCTTTGAGCCGGGGGATGCAAAAAATACATATGGGACAGGCTGTTTTCTTCTGATGAACACGGGGGAGACGCCGGTGTTTTCGGAAAACGGCCTCGTGACGACTATCGCCTGGGGGCTTGACGGCAAAGTGAATTATGCCCTGGAAGGTTCGATTTTCGTGGCCGGTGCGGCGATCCAGTGGCTGAGGGACGAGATGCGGCTCATTGACTCAGCGGCAGATTCGGAGTACATGGCCGGGAAGGTGAAGGACACGGCCGGCTGCTATGTGGTGCCGGCGTTTACGGGCCTTGGCGCGCCTTACTGGGATCAGTACGCCAGGGGTACCATTGTCGGGATTACCCGCGGCGTCAATAAATACCATATCATCCGGGCGACTCTGGAATCCCTGGCGTATCAGACAAACGACGTCTTAAGGGCCATGGAGGCGGATTCCGGCATGAAGCTTACGTCTTTAAAGGCGGATGGCGGCGCCAGCGCCAACAACCTTCTGATGCAGATGCAGGCGGATATTGTCCGTGTCCCGGTGAAGCGCCCCGGCTGTGTGGAGACGACGGCCATGGGAGCTGCGTATCTTGCGGGGCTTGCAGTCGGATACTGGAAAAACAAGGACGAGGTGCTGAAAAACTGGTCGGTAGACCGGGAATTTTTGCCGGAGATCTCCGAGGAGGAGAGAGATGAAAAGGTAAGAGGCTGGAAAAAGGCGGTCAAGTATGCCTTTGGATGGGCCGAATAGAGAGAATGGCCGGGAAGAGATGCACGCTGCGGCGCCGGAGAGGTTCGGCGGCGCGGCGGGATTTCCCGGCTGTTTTTCATTTGATGGAAGCCTTAGTACCACCTGGTGAGGGGCAGCTCGTTGTTGACGCCCTTTGTGGCGAGAATCTGGTGCAGGTCGATGATTCCGTTGTGGAAGGTGGCCGCGCAGGCCGCAAGATACAGGTTCCACATGCGGACGAACCGCTCGTCGAACCGTTTCCTCACCTCGTCCAGGTTCTTTTTATAATTGTTTTCCCAGCAGAGCAGGGTTTTATTGTAGTGCATCCGCAGGTTTTCCACGTCGAGGACATGGAAGCCGTCGTTTGCCATGTCTGCGATCATTTCCCTGAGACTTGGGACGACACCGCCCGGGAAGATGTATTTTTTAATCCATGCATCTCCCGGGTATTCTTTTAATGCACTGATAAAATGCAGGAGAAACAGTCCGCCGTCCTTTAAGACGTCGCGGACGCAGTCGTTGAAAAGCTGGTAATTTTCCCGTCCCACATGCTCAACCATGCCGACGGAGACGACGCGGTCGTAGGTCTGTCCTTCCTTCGGGAGATCCCGGTAATCCATGAGTTTCACATCAAGCATGTCCTGGAGCCCTTCTTCTTTGATCCGTTTCCGAAATTCCGCATGCTGCTCTCTGCTTAAGGTAATGCCCGTCCCTTTGACCTTGTATTTTTTCGCTGCCTCGATGAGGAGAAAGCCCCATCCGCAGCCGATGTCTAAGAGGGTCATGCCTTCCTTTAAATGAAGCTTTTCTAAAATATACCCCACTTTATTGACCTGTGCCGCGTAAAGGCTGTCATCGGGATTTTTAAAATAGGCGCAGGAATAACTTAAGGTATCGTCCAGCCAGAGCTTGTAAAAATCATTTCCGATGTCATAATGGCTCGTGACTTCTTTCTCCTGTACTTTTTTCGTGACCGGCGTGTGGATCAGTTTTTTTAAAGCCCGCTCGTTTGTGGAGAATTTCCCCATCTGCCCGAGAAAATGGTCGAGGGCGTCGTAAAGATCGCCTTCGATTTCCAGATCGCCGTCCATGTAGGCTTCGCCCAGGGCAAGGGAGGTGCTGGTTAAAAGCTCCGGTACCGGCAGAGCCTTTTTAAAGTGGACAGTGAAGACCGGGGCGCCGCGGCCCACCTGATAGGACTTGTCGTTAAATTTTACAAGGAATGGATACTCGTCAAATCTTGACAGGAACTGTACCATCGCTTTTTCTTCCAGTTTTTCCAGCATTCAGCATGACTCCTTCCGGTTTGCAGATGATGTCGGGAACGGAAAGTCCCGGACTTATGGATAGTTTTCCATATTTTTGCGGGAATATGCAAGCCCATGCGAGAACTATGCGAAATAAGAGTTGATAAATTCAACCAAAAGAGCTATTATTGAGTTGATAAAATCAACTCATATGCAGGAGGGAAAAACATGGACAGCGATTGGATTCAGAAGATACGGTCCTTTAACCGGTACTATACGGC comes from the Eubacteriaceae bacterium Marseille-Q4139 genome and includes:
- a CDS encoding D-alanyl-D-alanine carboxypeptidase; amino-acid sequence: MKQKIKKLICVLLACQLFVITAYARPAWPSDTGIQAEAGIVMDMDSGAVLFGQNIHVAYPPASITKLLTALVVLEHCALDETVTFSETAVNSVEPDSGNKLGSVAGDQLTVENCLYGMLLVSSNQAANALAEHTAGSISAFVDLMNEKLTELGCEESHFDNPSGLNGDTQYVSAYDMALISQAAFNNPDLLSISSTLSHKLAGTTNYPGGLTVTQEHRLLKPDDDYYYAPAKAGKTGYLIAAGNTLVTYAEQDGRRLVSVILKGSPRQYFLDSTELLSFGFRSFQNVDISETEERYVTGDETLELPGGSFKASELMIEPGSQITLPLEAALEDAELTVGELPENHPERAVALMTYTYNERVVGTAFLLTKEAPAAPAEAPEETVPAGNETPGAETEPAMPASSDAAARGSISAGTIALIVLAAVVLALLGGGAYWIIQNRKKEAEALKRRREQRRERLKAAGEEEEFERLLAEAKKKRK
- a CDS encoding MATE family efflux transporter, whose protein sequence is MEDQQKLVLFEQTPIPRAVMQLAVPTILSSLVMVLYNLADTYFVGMLNDPIENAAVTLAAPVLLAFNAVNNLFGVGSSSMMSRALGRRDYDTVYRSSAFGFYCAVFFGILFSVGFTVFKEQFLVILGASAETSVQTAGYLKWTVTFGATPAILNVVMAYLVRSEGSALHASIGTMSGCLLNIVLDPFFILPWGLNMGAEGAGLATFLSNCVACLYFFVLLFVKRGKTYVCINPKMFRLDKAIVIGVCGVGIPASIQNLLNVTGMTVLNNFTSAFGSDAVAAMGITQKINQVPLYISLGLSQGIMPLISYNYASGNIKRMKGTLTFSIKVALTFITTVSVCYFLGADVMVRLFMKNESIIAYGSRFLRGFCLGLPFLCMDFIAVAVFQATGLGKYAFLFAVLRKIVLEIPALYILNQLFPLYGLAYAQLTAELILSAAAVIVLVRLFKKLEKTMAKRE
- a CDS encoding AlkZ family DNA glycosylase is translated as MTEVTLNQVRSFRLRAHHLDREYGKTEVYRAAGACGLQNSPPGAWETALYNRIPECGREEMERLLYREKTLLQAWSFRGLPVIFPAGESSVFLGALAAQGEEPWIYTDGIGLALDFLGLSFEEVFEILKEVITGLDGKTVVSKAALDQMLAGWMRPYIPEGKRALWDSPSMYGSPDKQTVGGAAVSFLLRPCSFLGLAVFGEREKTSPSFTSYKGWLGHEMRTDEDAVRNLVTKFLHCYGPASPDMLAAFLGCSRKQARRMWGTVSDGLCSVTFLGKKKYVLEEDMDALVSAPSPERELVLLGGHDPFLDQRDRLVLQPDQSLHKKIWKFVFNPGVILLRGEAAGVWTGKKTAKGLEVKGELWNEEVEKKEVLRLAEEYAAFRGEPLASFEL
- the fabG gene encoding 3-oxoacyl-ACP reductase FabG; amino-acid sequence: MNKTVLITGSSRGIGRAAALAFGGAGYNVVINCMSQTEKMLELKREIEKTGAACLAVQADAGDPDGCELIFSEAEARFGFVDVLINNAGIAHIGLLQDMSIEQWDRLLKTNLTAVFLCCRRAIPGMVKKQAGKILNISSVWGVCGASCEAAYSASKGGVNAMTRALAKELAPSHIQVNAVACGAIDTEMNGFLDAEEKEMLLEEIPAGRMGTPEEAAALLLKLAEAPEYLTGQVIGLDGGWI
- the trxB gene encoding thioredoxin-disulfide reductase, with translation METIYDLVIIGSGPAGLGAAIYAQRADLKTLVIEKEMMSGGQVLTTYEVDNYAGLPGIGGFDLGMKFREHADKLGAQFAEDTVVRIEEAEGKEGLLEAAELSGKLKNVVGENGSYLTKAVIIATGAHHRKLGAPGEEEFSGMGVSYCATCDGAFFRNKTTAVVGGGDVAIEDAIFLARLCEKVYLIHRRDELRGAKSLQKRLMAMENVEILWDTVVESIDGKEKVESLKLQNKKSGEKKELSVDGVFIAVGISPNSEAYKGTVSMDEGGYIEAGEDGKTSVPGIFAAGDVRTKALRQIVTAVADGANCVTGVERYLNGQ
- a CDS encoding C40 family peptidase, giving the protein MKKTIKILAAGCLLALAALPSTAYASVSWETDSSVAGAAVALNNYYAASLKPEEDFASAIEESGVFKAEVFTSPKEDAPLVMSTASAYSNVAISHVSNYVNVRTEPNTSSEIVGKIYNNCAATILATVDGEDGQWYQIQSGTVNGYIKAEYFITGTDAEKIAKQVGTMYAKIANADTLRLREEPNLTSRTLTLLSEDAEYVALEETGDFVKIQVDADLTGYVHKDYVNLRVEFKQAVSLAEEQAQKEEEERLKKEAADAIANLEQVKKEAEAQASQSQTSEAVTEGSQSTESQTETPETTKAPETETQTAEIGTIARNPLEETTTAAPTTTAAPETTTAAPETTTAAEGTLSAYQEIGPGGSMGPGGSNTGTSSGNTVETATRTAIVAYAKQFLGNPYVYGGTSLTNGADCSGFTMRIYEHFGIDTGRTSRDQAANGKEIPIDSVQPGDLLFYGSDDYINHVAMYIGGGQVIHSSTPATGITITSSNYRTPCKAVTFLN
- the sdaAB gene encoding L-serine ammonia-lyase, iron-sulfur-dependent subunit beta — protein: MNEIGTFDILGPNMIGPSSSHTAGALKIAFIAGKMVKAKPVKVKFVLYGSFARTYHGHGTDRALVGGILGYHPDDERIRDSFDHAKEAGLSFEFVEDFEDKEIYPNTVDIYVTDEEGATMSLQGKSIGGGNAVITKLNGVDVELSGNYTTMIVEHIDKKGTLAFVTTVLSAYDLNIGSLRLYRESKGKIAYAIIEVDTNVKESVVSALSGFEAVRNVVLVPAIKLE
- the sdaAA gene encoding L-serine ammonia-lyase, iron-sulfur-dependent, subunit alpha, with translation MNFVNGAQLLEYCEKENKRISDAMFERETTHLEQDPARTRARMEKAYSIMKAAARKPMNEDIVSMGGMIGGESKKLHTLREDGKNICGDVISKAIAYAVGVLEVNASMGLIVAAPTAGSSGVLPGVLCSLQEQYGFSDEEICQVLFNAAAIGYLITRNATTAGAEGGCQAEVGSASAMAASAAVELMGGSPRQCLDAASFAIVNILGLVCDPIGGLVENPCQNRNAMGASNALISAELALAGIKSITPIDETVGVMYAVGKSLPSELRETSLGGMAVAKSACEACMACAAKRHGKS